From Virgibacillus ihumii, the proteins below share one genomic window:
- the ezrA gene encoding septation ring formation regulator EzrA, which produces MAYIIGIILIIIALIITGLIMRKKIYDVVDRLEAWKMDIMNRNVASQIGRIKSLNLSGETQHKFESWKDRWELIVTKELPDIEEYLFDSEEAADRYRFPKAKKILRQTEEILQSIEDEIEKMLYELDELMESEESSRKEIEQIQPTIKALRKKLSQHRYQYGDAERHYDAEIDQLEEQLIRYREHVESGNYSEAHHVVEGLKDELSILQKEMEEFPALYKACKKELPEQLDDLLNGLKGMKADGYRVEHFGFEKEIHTYQQRLKDCVRALDNGNGDPAIEIKTEIEERIAEMYQLLEKEAVAKNYAENKMPVFQEELENLEDDFLVTKEEIEELQKAYYFEDTDMEKYLVLDKSIGQLKKQLDMVKTEMDQMETSHSALRSELESGFEKVEDLQKEHDEFKKQIQNLRKDEVAAKEKLNEMKNELYRTSRRLNKSNIPGVPGFIWNLMEDAANKNARVLDALNKQPLDISEVQQTISDADAGVTQVAEQTETILDQAYLTEQVIQYANRYRSQNPVLSAKLSESERLFRSYEYELALEQAAKAVEEIEPGALKRIEEYQQAAN; this is translated from the coding sequence ATGGCTTACATCATCGGCATTATATTGATAATTATTGCACTGATTATTACCGGGCTTATAATGCGAAAAAAGATCTATGATGTGGTAGACAGGTTGGAAGCCTGGAAAATGGATATTATGAATCGCAACGTTGCATCCCAAATTGGTCGGATTAAAAGTTTAAACCTCTCCGGTGAAACACAGCATAAATTCGAATCATGGAAAGATCGCTGGGAACTGATCGTTACGAAAGAATTGCCGGATATTGAAGAGTATTTGTTTGATTCTGAGGAGGCAGCAGACAGATACCGGTTTCCCAAGGCAAAGAAGATATTACGTCAAACAGAAGAAATCCTTCAATCGATTGAAGACGAAATTGAAAAGATGCTGTATGAGTTAGATGAATTGATGGAATCCGAAGAGTCCAGCCGCAAAGAAATTGAACAAATTCAACCAACCATCAAGGCGTTACGGAAAAAACTCTCTCAACATCGCTATCAGTACGGCGATGCCGAAAGACATTATGACGCTGAAATTGATCAGTTGGAGGAACAGTTGATACGATACCGAGAGCATGTTGAATCCGGAAATTATTCGGAAGCTCATCACGTGGTGGAAGGGCTTAAAGATGAACTTTCCATTCTCCAAAAAGAAATGGAAGAATTTCCTGCTCTCTATAAAGCATGTAAGAAAGAATTGCCTGAACAGCTGGATGATCTTTTAAACGGGCTGAAAGGTATGAAAGCTGATGGTTATCGTGTCGAACATTTTGGATTTGAGAAAGAAATACATACGTATCAGCAGCGGCTGAAGGATTGCGTCCGTGCATTGGATAATGGCAATGGGGACCCGGCTATAGAGATAAAAACTGAGATAGAAGAGCGAATTGCCGAAATGTATCAGCTGTTGGAGAAAGAAGCGGTTGCCAAAAATTATGCGGAAAATAAAATGCCGGTTTTTCAGGAAGAACTGGAAAATCTGGAAGATGATTTTCTTGTTACCAAGGAAGAAATTGAGGAACTGCAGAAAGCATATTATTTCGAAGATACTGATATGGAAAAATACCTTGTACTCGACAAATCGATTGGACAGTTGAAAAAACAGCTTGATATGGTAAAGACTGAAATGGACCAAATGGAAACTTCTCATTCCGCTCTTCGTTCTGAACTGGAAAGTGGGTTTGAGAAAGTGGAAGATTTGCAAAAGGAACATGATGAATTTAAGAAACAAATTCAAAATTTACGTAAAGATGAAGTGGCAGCAAAAGAAAAGTTGAATGAAATGAAGAATGAACTTTATCGTACAAGCCGTCGGTTAAATAAAAGTAATATTCCAGGTGTTCCGGGGTTTATCTGGAACTTGATGGAAGATGCTGCAAATAAGAATGCAAGAGTATTGGATGCATTGAATAAACAGCCATTGGATATTTCAGAAGTGCAGCAGACAATATCTGATGCAGATGCCGGTGTTACTCAGGTTGCTGAACAGACGGAAACAATTCTTGATCAGGCTTATTTGACTGAACAGGTTATTCAGTATGCAAATAGATATCGCAGTCAGAATCCTGTTTTGTCTGCGAAGTTATCAGAATCAGAACGGCTATTTCGTTCATATGAATATGAACTTGCATTGGAGCAGGCTGCCAAGGCTGTTGAGGAAATCGAGCCTGGTGCATTGAAGCGTATCGAGGAATATCAGCAAGCAGCAAACTAA
- a CDS encoding cysteine desulfurase family protein, whose product MIYLDNSATTKPDPSVLKSFHQAAESFFANPSSIHQFGGKAETLLQKSKEQASSILGVSQEEIIFTSGGTEGNNLAIKGFANKHQSRGKHIITTEVEHPSVYQACRSLEEEAGFRVTYLPVDENGRISIEDLKNAIQEDTILISIMHVNNEIGSIQPIREIGEVAKKHPKLALHVDHVQGMGKVPVQLHNSGIDLCTISGHKIHGLKGTGILYVNERTNLLPLFHGGDQERSLRSGTENLAGAVSLVKAMRLISERETKGTKHMNGLKQLLVKHLEAMDGVVINTPSDAAPHIMNISVPGIKPEVIIHMLGERDIFISTKSACSSKQSDESKTLAACGFDSDRSTSALRISMSFDTTESEIEQFLKALEEAINKFKAVMG is encoded by the coding sequence GTGATCTATTTGGATAACAGCGCAACAACTAAACCGGACCCATCTGTTCTGAAAAGCTTTCATCAGGCAGCGGAGAGTTTTTTTGCCAATCCATCGAGCATTCATCAGTTTGGCGGAAAGGCGGAAACATTGCTGCAAAAGTCAAAAGAACAGGCGTCATCCATCCTTGGTGTGTCACAGGAGGAAATTATTTTTACATCTGGCGGAACCGAGGGAAATAACCTTGCAATTAAAGGATTCGCCAATAAACATCAGAGCCGCGGAAAACATATCATTACAACCGAGGTTGAACACCCATCAGTTTATCAGGCATGCCGAAGTCTAGAAGAAGAAGCGGGTTTTCGTGTGACGTATTTGCCTGTAGATGAAAATGGCCGGATTTCAATAGAAGATTTGAAAAATGCGATCCAGGAAGACACCATCTTAATCAGTATAATGCATGTGAACAATGAAATCGGATCAATCCAGCCGATTCGTGAAATTGGTGAGGTTGCCAAGAAGCACCCAAAACTTGCATTACATGTTGACCATGTACAGGGCATGGGAAAAGTACCTGTGCAGCTGCACAACAGCGGGATTGATTTATGCACTATTTCCGGACACAAAATCCATGGATTAAAGGGGACCGGAATCTTATATGTGAATGAACGGACGAATTTGCTGCCCTTATTTCATGGTGGAGATCAGGAGCGGTCATTACGATCCGGAACGGAAAATCTTGCCGGTGCAGTCTCATTGGTAAAGGCGATGCGATTAATCAGCGAACGTGAAACAAAGGGCACTAAACATATGAATGGACTGAAGCAGTTGCTTGTGAAACATCTGGAAGCAATGGACGGTGTAGTAATCAATACCCCATCAGACGCTGCACCGCATATTATGAATATTTCCGTTCCCGGCATAAAACCTGAAGTGATCATTCATATGCTTGGTGAACGAGATATATTTATTTCCACCAAATCAGCCTGTTCATCCAAGCAGTCGGATGAAAGTAAAACCTTGGCAGCATGTGGATTCGACTCAGACCGTTCCACTTCTGCATTGCGCATCAGCATGTCGTTTGATACAACTGAATCAGAAATCGAACAGTTTTTAAAGGCGCTGGAAGAAGCAATTAATAAATTTAAAGCAGTAATGGGGTAG
- the refZ gene encoding forespore capture DNA-binding protein RefZ, which translates to MKYPTKQKVVDAASQLFFQNGFHGTSVRDIADKATVNVSLISYYFKSKQGLLEHAVTRYYEAYLETIEETLQNSESEQPITRLKLMVEAIIQYKQSNHQFSCFIHRELSLDSVFVREMAVTYLAKENYFIKNTFFDALTDSKRANDHQFLLMQLKGMLITPYILQHEWKNQVIGERSHGAFANKYIKTIGEWLDYVIENNRQHSKKV; encoded by the coding sequence ATGAAATATCCAACAAAACAAAAAGTCGTCGATGCAGCGTCTCAACTATTTTTTCAAAATGGGTTTCACGGAACCTCAGTACGGGATATTGCCGACAAGGCGACGGTAAACGTTTCTCTTATAAGTTACTATTTTAAAAGCAAGCAAGGATTATTGGAGCATGCCGTCACTCGTTATTATGAAGCATATCTTGAAACAATAGAGGAGACACTGCAGAACAGTGAATCCGAACAACCAATAACCCGATTGAAACTAATGGTTGAAGCAATTATACAGTATAAGCAAAGCAATCATCAATTTTCGTGTTTCATACACAGAGAATTGTCATTGGATTCTGTTTTTGTGCGGGAAATGGCAGTCACTTATCTAGCAAAAGAAAACTATTTTATTAAAAATACATTTTTCGATGCACTTACAGACAGCAAAAGGGCCAATGATCATCAATTTTTGCTGATGCAATTAAAAGGAATGCTGATTACGCCATATATTCTGCAGCATGAATGGAAAAATCAGGTGATTGGTGAACGGTCGCATGGGGCATTTGCCAATAAGTATATAAAAACGATTGGAGAATGGCTCGACTATGTCATCGAAAATAATCGGCAACATAGTAAAAAGGTGTAA
- the rpsD gene encoding 30S ribosomal protein S4: MSRYTDSIWKKSRRLGISLTGTGKELDKRPYAPGQHGPNQRKKISEFGLQQQEKQKLRFMYGLNERQFRTLFNKAGKMKGVHGENFMILLESRLDNLVYRLGLARTRRQSRQLVNHGHVTVDGGRVDIPSYAVKPGQVIGLREKSQNMDIVKEAIEVNNFVPEYLSFDENKLEGSYTRFPERSELPAEINEALIVEYYSR, encoded by the coding sequence ATGTCACGTTATACAGATTCCATTTGGAAAAAGTCACGTCGTCTTGGCATTTCTTTAACCGGAACCGGTAAAGAACTTGATAAGCGTCCATATGCTCCAGGTCAGCATGGACCAAATCAGCGAAAGAAGATTTCAGAATTCGGCCTGCAACAACAAGAAAAGCAAAAACTCCGTTTCATGTACGGTTTAAATGAGCGTCAGTTCCGCACGCTGTTCAATAAAGCGGGTAAAATGAAAGGTGTTCATGGTGAAAACTTCATGATTCTGCTTGAATCAAGATTGGATAACCTTGTTTATCGTCTTGGTCTTGCACGTACACGCAGACAATCACGTCAGCTTGTCAACCATGGTCATGTAACCGTTGACGGCGGACGCGTTGATATCCCATCATACGCAGTCAAGCCGGGTCAGGTTATCGGACTTCGTGAAAAATCACAAAATATGGACATTGTTAAAGAAGCCATCGAAGTAAATAACTTCGTACCCGAATATCTTTCATTTGATGAAAATAAATTGGAAGGAAGTTATACACGTTTTCCGGAACGCTCTGAACTTCCGGCTGAAATTAACGAAGCACTTATCGTTGAGTACTACTCACGTTAA
- a CDS encoding GAF domain-containing protein, with product MFQTTAYSGEKAKDYELLLKQLTALTEDESDTIANLSNASALLNQFLHDVNWVGFYLWKEDQLVLGPFQGLPACLRIDYGKGVCGTAIETRESQLIEDVTKFPGHIACDSASKSEIVVPLLINNEIYGVLDIDSPSLNRFDETDREYLEKFAEIVEGFLK from the coding sequence ATGTTTCAAACTACCGCCTATTCAGGTGAAAAAGCTAAAGATTATGAATTATTACTAAAACAACTGACAGCACTGACCGAAGACGAATCTGATACAATCGCCAACCTTTCAAACGCCTCTGCACTATTAAACCAATTTCTTCATGATGTTAACTGGGTTGGGTTTTATCTTTGGAAGGAAGATCAGCTCGTACTCGGTCCATTCCAAGGTTTACCGGCCTGCCTTCGTATTGACTATGGAAAAGGGGTATGCGGAACAGCGATTGAGACACGAGAATCACAACTGATTGAAGATGTCACAAAATTCCCGGGACACATTGCATGTGACAGTGCCAGCAAATCGGAAATTGTTGTCCCATTGCTAATAAATAATGAAATTTACGGAGTTTTAGACATTGACAGTCCCAGCCTGAACCGATTCGATGAGACGGACAGGGAGTATCTCGAAAAATTCGCGGAAATTGTCGAAGGATTTTTGAAGTAA